The proteins below are encoded in one region of Pseudomonas putida S13.1.2:
- the zipA gene encoding cell division protein ZipA gives MEIGLREWLIVIGIIVIAGILFDGWRRMRGGKGKLKFRLDRSYSNLPEEEGGGAEVLGPSRVLDAHKEPELDESDLPSLSASSRDREREPKPAKASKRNKRATAAADVQQGDLNLSADTREPDLFADSDDDFAADNTRSSSPAPAASLKELPPAEEVLVISVISRDEGGFKGPALLQNILESGLRFGEMDIFHRHESMAGHGEVLFSMANAVKPGVFDLDDIDHFSTRAVSFFLGLPGPRHPKQAFDVMVAAARKLAHELNGELKDDQRSVLTAQTIEHYRQRIVEFERRALTQKR, from the coding sequence ATGGAAATCGGTCTGCGCGAGTGGCTGATCGTCATCGGCATCATTGTCATTGCCGGGATTCTTTTCGACGGCTGGCGCCGCATGCGCGGCGGGAAAGGCAAGTTGAAATTCCGTCTGGATCGCAGTTATTCCAACCTGCCGGAAGAAGAGGGTGGCGGTGCCGAAGTGCTCGGCCCGTCGCGTGTGCTGGACGCCCACAAGGAGCCTGAGCTGGACGAAAGCGACTTGCCGTCGCTCAGCGCTTCTTCGCGTGATCGCGAACGCGAGCCCAAGCCGGCCAAGGCCAGCAAACGCAACAAGCGCGCCACCGCAGCGGCGGATGTGCAGCAGGGCGACCTGAACCTGAGTGCCGACACGCGCGAGCCTGACCTGTTTGCCGACAGCGATGACGACTTTGCCGCCGACAACACCCGCAGCAGCAGCCCGGCGCCTGCCGCCAGCCTCAAGGAGCTGCCACCGGCCGAGGAAGTGCTGGTGATCAGCGTTATTTCCCGTGACGAGGGCGGCTTCAAAGGCCCGGCACTGCTGCAGAACATTCTGGAAAGCGGCCTGCGCTTCGGCGAAATGGACATTTTCCACCGCCACGAGAGCATGGCCGGCCACGGCGAAGTGCTGTTCTCCATGGCTAACGCGGTCAAGCCTGGCGTGTTCGACCTGGACGACATCGACCACTTCAGCACCCGTGCAGTGAGCTTCTTCCTTGGCCTGCCGGGCCCACGTCATCCGAAGCAGGCCTTCGACGTGATGGTGGCCGCAGCACGCAAGCTGGCCCACGAACTCAACGGTGAGCTCAAGGATGACCAGCGCAGCGTGCTGACGGCCCAGACCATCGAGCACTACCGCCAGCGCATCGTCGAGTTCGAGCGCCGCGCGCTGACCCAAAAGCGCTGA
- the ligA gene encoding NAD-dependent DNA ligase LigA gives MTAETRIHELRAELDQHNYRYYVLDEPSVPDAEYDRLFNELKALEAEHPHLVTPDSPTQRVGGQALSAFSQVRHEVPMLSLGNAFEETDLREFGRRVVEGLDQPGAVDYSCEPKLDGLAVSLLYRDGQLVQGATRGDGTTGEDISANVRTVRNIPLKLQGQGWPAVLEVRGEVYMSKAGFDRLNAAQAEAGGKTFANPRNAAAGSLRQLDSKITASRPLEFCCYGVGQVSESIGDSHIGTLEQLKAWGLPISRELRHAAGIDECLAYYRDIGERRNSLPYEIDGVVFKVNSLAAQRELGFRAREPRWAIAHKFPAMEELTEVLDVEFQVGRTGAVTPVARLKPVKVAGVTVSNATLHNMDEIARLGLRIGDTVIIRRAGDVIPQVMQVVLERRPEDARPVQVPSECPVCGSQVERTQLVKRSKGKATTSEGAVYRCVGRLACGAQLKQAIIHYVSRRAMDIDGLGEKSVEQLVDEGLIGSPADLYKLEFEQVVGLEGFAEVSSKKLLDAIEASKRPSLARFIYALGIPDVGEETAKVLARSLGSLARVQQALPQVLTYLPDIGLEVAYEIHNFFEDEHNQKVIEQLLASGMQLQDEGELAAEFAASTTLAGMIAKLDIASVGPTGAEKLVAKLDSLDKIIAADGIDLRQALAAKQADAVREFFKDEANQKLARDIEAQLLAFGMHWSSEKKVAEGLPLAGQTWVLTGTLERMSRDIAKDKLESLGAKVAGSVSGKTHCVVAGPGAGSKLAKAAELGVKVLDEDAFVTFLAEQGIAI, from the coding sequence ATGACCGCCGAAACCCGTATCCATGAACTGCGTGCCGAACTCGACCAGCACAACTACCGCTACTACGTGCTCGACGAGCCCAGTGTGCCCGATGCCGAATACGACCGCCTGTTCAACGAGCTCAAGGCGCTTGAGGCTGAACACCCTCACCTGGTAACCCCCGACTCGCCAACCCAGCGTGTCGGTGGCCAGGCGTTGTCCGCCTTCAGCCAGGTGCGCCACGAAGTGCCCATGCTCAGCCTGGGCAACGCCTTCGAAGAAACCGACCTGCGTGAGTTCGGCCGCCGCGTGGTAGAAGGCCTCGACCAGCCCGGGGCGGTCGACTACAGCTGCGAACCCAAGCTCGACGGCCTGGCGGTGAGCCTGCTGTACCGCGACGGCCAACTGGTGCAGGGCGCCACCCGTGGTGACGGCACCACCGGCGAGGATATCAGCGCCAACGTGCGCACCGTGCGCAACATCCCGCTCAAACTGCAGGGCCAGGGCTGGCCGGCGGTGCTGGAGGTGCGCGGTGAGGTGTACATGAGTAAAGCCGGTTTCGACCGGCTCAACGCCGCCCAGGCCGAAGCCGGCGGCAAGACCTTCGCCAACCCGCGCAACGCCGCCGCCGGCAGCCTGCGTCAGCTGGACTCGAAGATTACCGCCAGCCGCCCGCTGGAGTTCTGCTGCTATGGCGTTGGCCAGGTGTCCGAGAGCATCGGCGACAGCCACATCGGCACCCTCGAGCAGCTCAAGGCCTGGGGCCTGCCGATCAGCCGCGAGCTCAGGCACGCAGCAGGCATCGATGAGTGCCTGGCCTACTACCGCGACATCGGCGAGCGGCGCAACAGCCTGCCTTACGAAATCGACGGCGTGGTGTTCAAGGTCAACAGCCTGGCGGCCCAGCGCGAGCTGGGTTTCCGTGCCCGTGAGCCACGCTGGGCGATTGCCCACAAGTTCCCGGCCATGGAAGAGCTGACCGAGGTGCTGGACGTCGAGTTCCAGGTTGGCCGCACAGGTGCGGTAACGCCTGTGGCGCGCCTGAAGCCGGTCAAGGTTGCCGGTGTGACCGTGTCCAACGCCACCTTGCACAACATGGACGAAATCGCCCGCCTGGGCCTGCGCATTGGTGACACGGTCATCATCCGCCGTGCCGGTGACGTGATCCCGCAGGTGATGCAAGTCGTGCTGGAGCGCCGCCCGGAAGATGCCCGCCCGGTACAAGTGCCGAGCGAGTGCCCGGTGTGTGGCTCGCAGGTCGAACGTACCCAGTTGGTCAAGCGCAGCAAAGGCAAGGCAACCACCAGCGAAGGTGCGGTGTACCGCTGTGTCGGTCGCCTGGCCTGTGGCGCCCAGCTCAAACAGGCGATCATTCACTACGTGTCGCGCCGTGCCATGGACATCGACGGCCTGGGTGAGAAAAGCGTCGAGCAGTTGGTGGATGAAGGCCTGATCGGCTCGCCGGCAGACCTGTACAAACTGGAATTCGAGCAGGTTGTCGGGCTTGAAGGCTTTGCCGAGGTGTCCAGCAAGAAGTTGCTCGATGCCATCGAAGCCAGCAAGCGCCCGAGCCTGGCGCGCTTCATCTACGCCCTGGGCATTCCCGACGTAGGCGAAGAAACCGCCAAGGTACTCGCCCGCTCACTGGGCAGCCTGGCGCGCGTGCAGCAGGCGCTGCCGCAGGTGCTCACTTACCTGCCGGACATCGGCCTGGAAGTTGCCTATGAAATCCACAACTTCTTCGAAGACGAGCACAACCAGAAGGTCATCGAGCAGCTTCTGGCCAGCGGCATGCAGCTACAGGACGAAGGCGAACTGGCTGCCGAGTTTGCTGCCAGTACCACCTTGGCCGGGATGATCGCCAAGCTCGACATCGCCTCGGTCGGCCCGACCGGTGCCGAGAAGCTGGTGGCCAAGCTTGACAGCCTGGACAAGATCATCGCCGCCGACGGCATCGACCTGCGCCAGGCCCTGGCGGCCAAGCAGGCTGACGCAGTGCGTGAGTTCTTCAAGGATGAAGCGAATCAAAAGCTGGCGCGGGATATCGAAGCCCAGTTGCTGGCGTTCGGCATGCATTGGAGCAGCGAGAAGAAGGTAGCCGAGGGCTTGCCGCTGGCCGGCCAGACCTGGGTGTTGACCGGTACGCTGGAGCGCATGAGCCGCGACATCGCCAAAGACAAGCTGGAAAGCCTGGGGGCCAAGGTGGCCGGCTCGGTGTCTGGCAAGACCCACTGCGTGGTGGCAGGGCCGGGGGCAGGCTCCAAGCTTGCCAAGGCCGCTGAGCTGGGCGTGAAGGTGCTGGACGAAGATGCCTTTGTCACTTTCCTGGCCGAACAGGGCATTGCTATCTGA
- a CDS encoding recombinase family protein: protein MFIRGYLRASTTDTDANRARAALIEFAAAHGHKVAAFYVENVSGTKLERDQLNRLIDDSHEGDVLLIEQVDRLTRLQDGDWEAMKTRIKGKGITVVSLDLPTSHTVLTKAGATDDFTKGMIKAVNGMLLDMLAVVARKDYEDRRRRQAEGITTAKANGVYKGRKTDEALHERIRTALESGMSLRKTAALVDCALSTVQRVQKDMKAAI from the coding sequence ATGTTCATTCGCGGCTACCTTCGTGCATCCACAACCGACACTGACGCTAATCGAGCTCGTGCTGCTCTGATCGAGTTTGCCGCTGCACACGGTCACAAGGTTGCCGCGTTCTATGTTGAGAACGTGTCTGGCACGAAACTGGAACGTGACCAACTCAACCGGCTGATCGATGATAGCCACGAAGGTGACGTGCTGTTGATCGAGCAAGTCGACCGCCTGACTAGATTGCAAGATGGTGACTGGGAAGCGATGAAAACCCGCATCAAGGGTAAGGGCATCACAGTCGTAAGTTTGGACCTACCGACCAGCCACACTGTACTGACCAAAGCCGGTGCTACTGACGACTTCACCAAAGGCATGATTAAGGCCGTCAACGGTATGCTTCTGGACATGCTTGCTGTAGTTGCACGTAAAGACTACGAAGACCGTCGCCGTCGTCAGGCTGAGGGCATCACCACTGCTAAAGCTAACGGTGTGTACAAAGGCCGTAAGACTGACGAAGCCTTGCATGAGCGTATCCGCACAGCACTGGAAAGCGGTATGAGCCTACGCAAGACAGCAGCCCTTGTGGACTGTGCATTAAGCACCGTACAACGGGTACAGAAGGACATGAAAGCAGCTATTTAA
- a CDS encoding FRG domain-containing protein produces the protein MGKPVEKHFDTARELLDFVSPLSHTWNKGKYIFRGQPSDQYKLTPSICRGGIGSFAYGSPHRMFSNSSKGQVSFELDVLKQFLDGCDRSGLVVPGYSEQIKTRLLNEPESFTNAFRQPWPQPALYEILAAAQHYGIPTRLLDWTERSYVACYFAASSANFELDSINAKLAIWALSTEHSRHWKTVEIIRTPGGTSRNQAAQSGLFTTHKVDTFSLPAQDIYQPEALEDVEEIYSTAQAVFPLMKLTLPVSEAPELLNLCSKLGVDGSTLFPGYHGVAMMVRDWANVAVGVRMSPSALDDYYEDYSESD, from the coding sequence ATGGGAAAACCAGTTGAGAAACATTTTGATACAGCACGGGAACTGCTGGATTTTGTGTCCCCTCTCTCCCACACTTGGAATAAGGGGAAGTATATATTCAGAGGTCAACCGAGCGACCAATACAAATTGACACCATCAATATGTCGTGGTGGTATCGGCTCATTCGCCTATGGTTCACCGCACAGGATGTTCAGTAATTCCAGCAAAGGGCAGGTGAGCTTTGAACTGGATGTATTGAAGCAGTTTCTAGACGGGTGTGATCGATCGGGATTAGTAGTGCCGGGATACTCAGAACAAATCAAGACAAGGCTGCTGAACGAGCCAGAGTCATTCACCAATGCCTTTAGACAACCATGGCCCCAGCCGGCACTATATGAAATATTAGCTGCTGCGCAGCACTATGGAATACCTACTCGGCTTCTAGACTGGACGGAGAGAAGCTATGTTGCCTGCTATTTTGCAGCGTCGTCAGCAAATTTTGAACTTGATAGCATAAATGCAAAACTAGCAATATGGGCACTGAGTACCGAGCATTCAAGGCACTGGAAAACAGTTGAGATTATTAGGACGCCGGGTGGGACAAGTAGGAATCAAGCAGCTCAGTCAGGGCTCTTTACCACTCACAAGGTTGATACTTTTAGCCTGCCTGCCCAAGACATATATCAGCCAGAAGCCCTAGAGGACGTGGAAGAGATTTACAGCACGGCTCAAGCAGTCTTCCCCCTTATGAAGTTGACCCTGCCGGTCAGTGAAGCTCCTGAGTTGTTGAATCTATGCTCTAAGCTTGGGGTTGACGGGTCAACACTGTTTCCGGGCTATCATGGTGTCGCAATGATGGTAAGGGACTGGGCCAATGTAGCAGTTGGAGTAAGAATGTCTCCGTCAGCCCTTGATGATTATTATGAGGACTATAGCGAGTCGGACTAA
- a CDS encoding helix-turn-helix domain-containing protein — MLTNEQLSELNSRFESNANALISARGAGGIKPERSATGGDYEKLVNPFAGYIVCPLVPVDNTSKDHTLYPKWCLDVVEGVARLNWYRPEGDQFPLSVKKILLMLQTCKQIDKYTVGEMFDFESRQAERYVQAARIVIPQLEKVVPESLKLKIKDCIPLFDTSAQVVGIASTIDLTDDVPNVFEWKRHMAEWLEKLHHDCEMVFTKYNTREFYEADRLEILSEAIVRYPVRNPVTVKVLRVEHPMQAKALEMIRSGLSVANVARETGVHRNTVSKWKIAA; from the coding sequence ATGCTCACTAATGAACAACTATCAGAACTGAATTCTCGATTTGAGAGCAATGCAAATGCCTTGATTTCTGCGCGTGGTGCTGGCGGTATTAAACCTGAGCGATCAGCTACTGGTGGCGACTACGAGAAGCTTGTTAATCCATTTGCAGGATACATTGTCTGCCCATTGGTTCCAGTTGATAATACATCCAAAGATCACACACTGTATCCGAAGTGGTGTCTTGATGTTGTCGAGGGAGTTGCAAGGTTGAACTGGTATCGTCCAGAAGGTGACCAGTTTCCATTATCGGTTAAGAAGATTCTTTTGATGCTGCAAACTTGCAAGCAAATCGACAAATACACCGTAGGCGAGATGTTTGATTTTGAATCACGGCAAGCTGAGCGCTATGTTCAAGCAGCCCGCATCGTTATTCCGCAACTTGAAAAGGTTGTGCCTGAAAGTTTGAAATTGAAGATCAAGGATTGCATCCCTTTGTTTGATACATCTGCACAAGTTGTCGGAATCGCGTCCACCATAGACCTGACTGACGATGTGCCAAATGTTTTTGAATGGAAGCGGCACATGGCTGAGTGGCTTGAAAAGCTGCATCATGACTGTGAAATGGTTTTCACCAAGTACAACACGCGGGAATTCTATGAGGCTGACAGGCTGGAAATCTTATCAGAAGCTATCGTGCGTTACCCGGTAAGAAATCCGGTTACTGTCAAGGTGTTGAGAGTTGAGCATCCAATGCAAGCCAAAGCCCTTGAGATGATCCGTAGCGGTCTGTCTGTGGCCAATGTAGCACGGGAGACTGGCGTGCACAGGAACACCGTCAGCAAGTGGAAAATAGCAGCTTGA
- a CDS encoding site-specific integrase, whose translation MAYIVRRQSVYYLNLRLPKHLFPNRHTLRVCLQLRERQAALFLASSLAQQVSNHLSEHPLTSPETLRALCSQWRESAPKPATFPAPTAPRKATAPTAKSKSDGPTLAALSKLYIEEGKRGGTWRQTSTEDIERALAELFELMGDMPAVDFDAQQARLLKERLSRCPQYFGLRPEFKGKTLKEVVESGSTYKTITAVTVNNRLRKLTAFLNWCKVNRYVTENPLAGMKVMTGSAKEARLSFDRHDLVTLLDHEALRKEARKHQWRFWIPLLGRYTGARLEELCQLRTDDFIEHQGIQCFRIDDSSEGQNLKNTGSRRVLPIHPTLIELGLLQHVESLKATGADRLFPDLEAVRGKLGHAPSKWFGRYKTKLGITDTRKTFHSFRHTFIDDLREAAVQDSLIKRMVGHEDSSVTFGIYGSRTPIAAMRDALLCIE comes from the coding sequence ATGGCCTACATCGTCCGCCGCCAGTCCGTTTACTACCTCAACCTTCGACTACCGAAGCACCTGTTCCCGAACCGTCACACCCTCCGCGTATGCCTGCAATTGCGAGAGCGTCAGGCTGCACTATTCCTTGCCAGCTCTTTAGCTCAGCAGGTGAGCAACCACTTGAGCGAACATCCCCTAACCTCCCCTGAGACGTTGCGTGCGCTGTGCTCACAGTGGCGCGAATCAGCACCAAAGCCAGCAACCTTTCCTGCACCAACTGCACCGCGAAAGGCTACAGCACCTACAGCGAAGTCGAAAAGTGACGGACCTACCCTTGCCGCCCTTTCGAAGCTGTATATAGAAGAAGGCAAACGTGGTGGCACATGGCGACAAACCAGCACCGAAGACATTGAGCGTGCCCTTGCTGAGCTGTTTGAGCTAATGGGTGACATGCCTGCGGTAGACTTCGATGCTCAGCAAGCCCGCCTATTAAAAGAACGGCTTAGCCGCTGCCCTCAGTATTTCGGCTTACGCCCAGAGTTTAAGGGGAAGACGTTGAAGGAGGTGGTTGAGTCGGGCAGCACCTACAAAACCATAACCGCTGTCACGGTTAACAACCGCCTACGCAAACTCACCGCCTTCCTCAACTGGTGCAAGGTGAACAGGTACGTCACTGAAAACCCTTTGGCGGGCATGAAGGTGATGACTGGCTCAGCAAAGGAAGCACGTCTGTCATTTGATCGGCATGACCTAGTCACCCTGCTGGACCATGAGGCATTGCGAAAGGAAGCCCGAAAACATCAGTGGCGATTCTGGATACCACTACTCGGTCGATACACTGGAGCCCGGTTAGAAGAGTTGTGTCAGCTACGTACTGATGACTTCATTGAGCACCAAGGTATCCAATGCTTCCGCATTGACGACAGCAGTGAAGGTCAAAATCTTAAGAACACCGGGAGTCGGCGTGTGCTGCCCATCCACCCTACTCTAATAGAACTGGGTTTGTTGCAGCACGTTGAATCACTCAAGGCAACCGGGGCGGATCGCTTGTTCCCTGATCTGGAAGCAGTACGTGGGAAGCTGGGTCACGCTCCATCGAAGTGGTTTGGCAGGTACAAAACGAAGCTGGGTATCACTGACACTCGAAAGACATTTCACAGCTTCCGCCATACATTCATTGATGATCTTCGTGAAGCGGCAGTACAGGATTCGTTAATCAAGCGCATGGTTGGCCACGAGGACAGTTCAGTCACTTTTGGCATTTATGGTAGTAGGACTCCGATAGCAGCCATGAGAGACGCTTTACTATGTATAGAATAA
- a CDS encoding helix-turn-helix domain-containing protein gives MDIADVAKRTGVPASTLRYYEKKGLLKSLAGRGQRRQFAADVADRLALIALGQAAGFSLDEVGAMLVDLQVDRQMLVAKADELDARIRRLQAMSKGLRHAAQCPEEDHLACPKFQRLMKLSAAGALGEKQERTKAFVAD, from the coding sequence ATGGACATTGCCGACGTCGCAAAACGCACAGGCGTACCCGCATCGACACTGCGTTACTACGAGAAGAAAGGCTTGCTCAAGTCGCTGGCCGGGCGCGGCCAGCGGCGGCAGTTTGCGGCTGATGTGGCAGACCGGCTGGCTCTGATCGCCCTAGGGCAGGCTGCGGGATTTTCGCTGGATGAAGTGGGGGCGATGCTGGTGGACCTGCAGGTCGACCGGCAGATGCTGGTCGCCAAGGCGGACGAGCTGGATGCGCGAATCAGGCGGTTGCAAGCGATGAGCAAGGGATTGCGGCATGCGGCGCAGTGCCCAGAGGAGGATCATCTGGCATGCCCGAAATTCCAGCGGCTGATGAAGCTGTCGGCGGCAGGGGCATTGGGCGAAAAGCAGGAAAGAACGAAGGCGTTCGTTGCAGACTGA
- a CDS encoding DUF2938 domain-containing protein: MTFTAMFLAALPIGIGATVVMDLWGLLLRRLGVATLNFAMVGRWVGHLLNGRVRHQAIAKAEPVRNELAWGWVIHYATGVLFALLLVVIAGESWLRSPALLPAVLVGVGTVVAPLCFMQPAMGAGFFASRTPTPARNCLKSLVTHFVFGVGLFLSAGLLASV; the protein is encoded by the coding sequence ATGACGTTTACTGCGATGTTTCTAGCTGCTTTGCCGATTGGCATCGGTGCCACGGTAGTGATGGACCTGTGGGGGTTGCTGCTGAGGCGGTTGGGTGTGGCAACGCTGAACTTTGCCATGGTTGGGCGTTGGGTGGGGCATTTGCTCAACGGGCGCGTACGGCATCAAGCGATTGCCAAGGCGGAACCGGTGCGAAATGAGTTGGCGTGGGGATGGGTGATTCATTACGCCACTGGCGTGCTTTTCGCGTTGCTGCTGGTTGTGATCGCAGGGGAGAGCTGGTTGCGGTCACCTGCTCTTTTGCCAGCAGTACTTGTGGGTGTGGGGACAGTCGTGGCACCGCTGTGCTTCATGCAGCCGGCGATGGGGGCGGGGTTCTTTGCGTCCAGAACGCCGACACCTGCGCGTAACTGCCTGAAGAGCCTGGTTACGCACTTTGTGTTTGGCGTGGGGTTATTTTTGAGTGCGGGGTTGCTGGCTTCGGTGTAA
- a CDS encoding substrate-binding periplasmic protein, which translates to MRSLLALLLLWTTHSLAEQPVLRFSVAESWGMPLVRLEGDQPVEGLLYDLTQAVAKEVGARPEYHVMARLRLEEAMSSGDIDVRCYVSTRWLNDRPGDFVWSIPLIHQRDVLVGRVSDSTPMPPEQLPPQAIGTVLGYTYSTLQPLLDKGQLHREDSRSQLLVLQKLQAGRYRHAVSNQLSLQWFNQGLPAGQQLQALAVLEEQDLGCMVRNDPAIPTQALLRALVRMKQSGEIERIVQRYGGAGDPDNMSVARP; encoded by the coding sequence TTGCGAAGCTTGCTGGCCCTGCTATTGCTCTGGACCACCCACAGCCTGGCTGAACAGCCGGTACTGCGCTTCTCTGTGGCCGAGAGCTGGGGTATGCCACTGGTGCGCCTCGAAGGCGACCAGCCAGTGGAGGGGTTGCTTTACGACCTGACACAGGCCGTTGCCAAGGAAGTAGGCGCACGTCCCGAGTACCACGTCATGGCCCGCCTGCGCCTGGAGGAGGCCATGAGCAGCGGTGACATCGATGTGCGTTGCTACGTCAGCACCCGGTGGCTCAATGACCGACCAGGGGATTTTGTGTGGAGTATCCCGCTGATTCACCAGCGCGACGTGCTGGTTGGCCGCGTCAGCGATAGCACCCCGATGCCGCCGGAGCAGCTGCCACCCCAGGCTATCGGCACGGTGCTGGGCTACACCTATTCAACCCTGCAACCGCTGCTGGACAAAGGCCAACTGCACCGCGAGGACAGCCGCAGCCAGTTGCTGGTGCTGCAAAAGCTGCAGGCCGGGCGGTATCGGCATGCGGTGAGCAACCAGCTGTCGTTGCAGTGGTTTAACCAAGGCTTGCCAGCCGGGCAGCAATTGCAGGCACTCGCGGTGCTGGAAGAACAGGATTTGGGGTGCATGGTGCGCAACGATCCGGCGATACCGACACAAGCGCTGTTGCGGGCGCTGGTAAGAATGAAGCAGTCGGGGGAGATCGAGCGGATTGTGCAACGGTATGGGGGAGCGGGCGACCCGGACAATATGTCTGTGGCCCGGCCCTAA
- the dnaX gene encoding DNA polymerase III subunit gamma/tau → MSYQVLARKWRPRSFREMVGQAHVLKALINALDNQRLHHAYLFTGTRGVGKTTIARIIAKCLNCETGITSTPCGTCSVCREIDEGRFVDLIEIDAASRTKVEDTRELLDNVQYAPSRGRFKVYLIDEVHMLSTHSFNALLKTLEEPPPYVKFILATTDPQKLPATILSRCLQFSLKNMSPERVVEHLSHVLAAENVPFEPDALWLLGRAADGSMRDAMSLTDQAIAFGEGKVLAADVRAMLGSLDHGQVYGVLQALLEGDARALLEAVRNLAEQGPDWAGVLAEMLNVLHRVAIAQALPEAVDNGQGDRERVLALASALPAEDVQFYYQMGLIGRRDLPLAPDPRGGFEMVLLRMLAFRPADTDDAPKPVLKPVGISQATADPATPVAASASAEPSSPVAAVPAEPVPAAPQLEVPAPATADHEPEAEPDVELQAEIEAISVPEPVAQVVDLPWEEPAAAPAPVAAEPAPVPAPAPEPVAPAPAPQATATHDEPPFDPSAYAAVGMDRDDEPPLDEDYYGGESDPVGFSYLDELAEHVQEEVSKPAAEPLPAAKPATGLALQWLELFPQLPVSGMTGNIAANCTLIAADGDDWLLHLDPGQGALFNSTQQRRLNEALNQHLGRTLNLRIELILPEQETPAQAASRKRAERQQDAVSSIEQDPLIQQMIKLFGAKVRQDTIEPVEALAKQGQ, encoded by the coding sequence ATGAGTTATCAGGTTCTTGCACGTAAATGGCGTCCGCGCTCGTTCCGCGAAATGGTCGGCCAGGCCCATGTGCTGAAGGCCTTGATCAATGCCTTGGACAATCAGCGCCTGCACCACGCCTACCTGTTCACCGGTACCCGGGGCGTGGGCAAGACCACCATCGCCCGTATTATCGCCAAGTGCCTGAACTGCGAGACCGGCATCACATCGACGCCGTGCGGCACCTGTTCGGTGTGCCGTGAAATCGACGAAGGCCGCTTCGTCGACCTGATCGAGATCGACGCCGCCAGCCGCACCAAGGTCGAGGACACCCGCGAACTGCTGGACAACGTGCAGTACGCCCCGAGCCGTGGGCGCTTCAAGGTCTACCTGATCGACGAAGTGCACATGCTCTCGACCCACTCGTTCAACGCCTTGCTCAAGACGCTGGAAGAGCCGCCGCCCTACGTCAAGTTCATCCTCGCCACCACCGACCCGCAGAAGCTGCCGGCCACCATCCTGTCGCGCTGCCTGCAGTTCTCGCTGAAGAACATGAGCCCGGAGCGGGTGGTTGAACACCTCAGCCACGTACTGGCTGCCGAAAACGTGCCGTTCGAGCCGGATGCCCTGTGGCTGCTGGGTCGTGCAGCCGATGGCTCGATGCGTGATGCCATGAGCCTTACCGACCAGGCCATCGCCTTTGGCGAAGGCAAGGTGCTGGCCGCTGACGTGCGGGCCATGCTTGGCAGCCTGGATCACGGCCAGGTCTATGGCGTGTTGCAGGCGTTGCTCGAAGGCGATGCCCGTGCGTTGCTGGAGGCCGTGCGCAACCTAGCCGAGCAGGGCCCCGACTGGGCTGGCGTGCTGGCCGAGATGCTTAACGTGCTGCACCGTGTTGCCATTGCCCAGGCGCTGCCGGAAGCGGTGGACAACGGCCAGGGCGACCGCGAGCGGGTACTGGCGCTGGCTTCGGCATTGCCGGCCGAGGACGTGCAGTTCTATTACCAGATGGGCCTGATCGGCCGCCGAGACCTGCCATTGGCGCCGGACCCGCGTGGGGGTTTCGAGATGGTCCTGCTACGCATGCTGGCGTTCCGCCCGGCCGATACCGACGACGCGCCGAAACCGGTGCTAAAGCCAGTGGGGATCAGCCAAGCCACAGCTGATCCTGCAACGCCGGTGGCAGCCTCGGCGTCGGCCGAGCCCTCATCGCCTGTCGCGGCCGTACCGGCAGAGCCTGTGCCGGCCGCCCCACAGCTGGAAGTGCCTGCACCTGCGACAGCCGACCATGAGCCGGAGGCCGAGCCAGACGTTGAGCTGCAGGCCGAGATCGAGGCCATTTCCGTACCCGAGCCTGTTGCGCAGGTGGTCGACCTGCCGTGGGAAGAGCCGGCAGCTGCACCCGCGCCGGTAGCGGCTGAACCTGCGCCTGTGCCCGCACCAGCGCCCGAGCCTGTTGCCCCTGCGCCGGCACCACAGGCCACCGCGACCCACGACGAGCCGCCTTTCGACCCCTCCGCCTACGCAGCCGTAGGCATGGATCGTGACGATGAGCCGCCGCTGGACGAAGACTATTACGGTGGTGAAAGCGACCCGGTCGGTTTCAGCTACCTGGACGAGTTGGCCGAACATGTGCAAGAAGAGGTGTCCAAGCCGGCTGCCGAACCGCTGCCAGCAGCTAAACCGGCCACCGGGCTGGCCCTGCAATGGCTGGAATTATTCCCACAGTTGCCTGTGTCCGGGATGACAGGCAACATCGCGGCAAACTGTACGCTGATTGCCGCCGATGGCGATGATTGGCTGCTGCACCTGGACCCTGGCCAGGGCGCGCTGTTCAACTCGACCCAGCAAAGGCGCCTGAACGAAGCGCTCAACCAGCACCTGGGGCGCACGCTGAACCTGCGCATCGAGCTGATCCTGCCCGAGCAGGAAACCCCGGCCCAGGCGGCCTCGCGCAAGCGTGCAGAGCGCCAGCAGGACGCGGTCAGCTCTATCGAGCAGGATCCGTTGATCCAGCAGATGATCAAGTTGTTCGGTGCCAAGGTGCGGCAGGATACTATTGAGCCTGTAGAGGCCCTGGCCAAACAGGGCCAGTAA